A genomic region of Anopheles coustani chromosome 3, idAnoCousDA_361_x.2, whole genome shotgun sequence contains the following coding sequences:
- the LOC131258845 gene encoding uncharacterized protein LOC131258845 — MNETTRKEVFLRDELIPDLVARGVINFTDGRPESGVQLKSLEVKPLVASGFMLTMPFKVTVVLEQSADSAEPPSTGPKTETLHLVVKITPECNDEMYRSCQFDTLFENEMIAYTEIIPALAKTELYPRYYHCERKPTVALMVMSDFTYAGWQMAPMVVNLPLDYILLAVKELGRFHGECYGMKETRREQFNEIVTKFKESRYAADCDATWAAMMSVTTKRAIKSLKESQFRELVPEEYLEKLALLVADGWEHSKRKVPPKEPLAVICHGDYLRNNMAFRYEDAKDPARPTQVMMFDFQTLRYASPMIDYTSFLANSTGYDVRKDHFETIFQTYHQELAQTVARIVGVKDPVELPPYFSYESFHRELAEYYSYGFNIATSFLMVLHEPMEMSFTEPMLSEEEAMADAWVRGGEPLNRELAAMIYEMYQLHTKYGLEPV; from the exons ATGAACGAAACCACACggaaggaagtgttcttgcgCGATGAACTCATCCCGGATCTGGTTGCCCGGGGAGTGATCAACTTCACCGACGGCCGGCCGGAGAGCGGGGTGCAGTTGAAGTCGCTGGAGGTTAAGCCACTCGTCGCCAGCGGATTTATGCTCACCATGCCGTTCAAGGTAACCGTCGTGCTGGAGCAGAGCGCGGATTCTGCAGAGCCGCCAAGCACCGGTCCGAAAACCGAAACGCTACATCTGGTTGTGAAG ATTACCCCGGAGTGCAATGACGAAATGTACCGGAGTTGCCAGTTCGATACGCTTTTCGAGAACGAAATGATCGCTTACACGGAAATCATTCCAGCTCTTGCGAAAACAGAGCTATACCCAAG GTACTACCATTGCGAACGCAAACCAACGGTAGCATTAATGGTAATGAGCGATTTTACCTACGCTGGTTGGCAAATGGCACCAATGGTTGTCAACCTTCCGCTGGATTACATTTTGCTGGCAG TGAAGGAACTTGGACGATTCCACGGCGAATGCTATGGGATGAAGGAGACCCGCCGTGAGCAGTTTAACGAAATCGTTACAAAATTTAAGGAATCTCGTTACGCGGCCGACTGTGATGCCACGTGGGCAGCAATGATGTCCGTTACAACGAAGCGTGCGATCAAATCGCTGAAGGAAAGCCAATTCCGGGAGCTGGTACCGGAGGAGTACCTGGAAAAGCTGGCCCTCCTCGTCGCCGACGGCTGGGAGCATTCGAAGCGTAAGGTACCGCCGAAGGAACCGCTCGCCGTCATTTGCCATGGTGATTACCTGCGCAACAACATGGCGTTCCGCTATGAAGATGCCAAG GATCCCGCCAGACCCACCCAAGTGATGATGTTTGACTTTCAAACCCTGCGTTACGCATCGCCGATGATCGATTACACCTCCTTCCTGGCCAACTCGACCGGGTACGACGTGCGGAAGGACCATTTCGAGACCATTTTCCAAACCTACCACCAGGAGCTGGCCCAAACGGTGGCCCGCATTGTCGGCGTGAAGGATCCGGTCGAACTGCCTCCGTACTTCAG CTACGAATCGTTCCACCGAGAGCTGGCGGAATACTACTCGTACGGTTTCAATATTGCAACCTCGTTCCTGATGGTGCTGCACGAACCGATGGAGATGTCCTTCACCGAGCCGATGCTCTCCGAGGAGGAAGCGATGGCGGACGCCTGGGTCCGCGGCGGGGAACCACTTAATCGGGAGCTGGCAGCGATGATCTACGAGATGTATCAGCTTCACACGAAGTACGGTCTCGAACCGGTgtaa